The following proteins are co-located in the Phragmites australis chromosome 10, lpPhrAust1.1, whole genome shotgun sequence genome:
- the LOC133883190 gene encoding NAC domain-containing protein 76-like, with translation MHPSGGPLSVPPGFRFHPTDEELLYYYLRKKVAYEPIDLDVIREIDLNKLEPWDLKDRCRIGTGPQNEWYFFSHKDKKYPTGTRTNRATTAGFWKATGRDKAIFLDNARRIGLRKTLVFYVGRAPHGKKTDWIMHEYRLDEDNVEIQEDGWVVCRVFKKKNYQRGLKLSEMAEVDDDELTPFPVPVPVPSTMPTDHKHNPHLMHYDFPSFDPSMQLPQLMRADQPVPALLRSQPGVAMAMSSLDMECSQNLMKLTSNGSNGMLHGGGGGTDRFAGSTDWSILDKLLTSHQNLDQFFQGKVTAASATPMAPYHQQLMELGGTSSLQRLPLQYLGGEAANLLRLPK, from the exons ATGCATCCCAGCGGCGGGCCTCTGTCGGTTCCACCAGGCTTCCGCTTCCATCCGACCGACGAGGAGCTCCTCTACTACTACCTGAGGAAGAAGGTTGCTTATGAGCCCATAGATCTTGATGTCATAAGGGAGATTGATCTCAATAAGCTTGAGCCCTGGGATCTCAAAG ATAGGTGCAGAATAGGCACGGGGCCTCAGAATGAGTGGTATTTCTTTAGCCACAAGGACAAGAAGTACCCAACAGGGACAAGGACGAACCGTGCCACGACGGCGGGGTTCTGGAAAGCGACGGGGCGGGACAAGGCCATCTTCCTCGACAACGCCCGGAGGATTGGCTTGAGGAAGACCCTAGTATTCTACGTCGGGAGGGCTCCCCACGGCAAGAAGACTGACTGGATCATGCACGAGTACCGCCTGGACGAAGATAACGTTGAGATCCAA GAGGATGGATGGGTGGTGTGTAGGgttttcaagaagaagaactacCAGCGTGGCCTCAAGCTGTCAGAGATGGCAGAGGTGGACGACGACGAGCTTACCCCCTTCCCGGTTCCAGTTCCGGTACCTAGTACCATGCCAACTGACCATAAGCACAACCCCCACCTCATGCACTACGATTTCCCTTCCTTCGACCCCTCCATGCAGCTCCCACAGCTCATGAGGGCCGACCAGCCCGTCCCAGCCCTCCTCCGCAGCCAGCCCGGCGTAGCCATGGCCATGAGCTCACTCGACATGGAGTGCTCGCAGAACCTGATGAAGCTCACATCGAACGGCAGCAACGGGATGCTCcatggcggtggaggtggcacTGACCGCTTTGCTGGCTCGACGGATTGGTCGATCCTGGACAAGCTCCTCACGTCACACCAGAACCTGGATCAGTTCTTCCAGGGCAAGGTCACCGCAGCATCTGCCACCCCGATGGCGCCATACCATCAGCAGCTCATGGAACTCGGCGGCACGTCGTCCTTGCAGAGGCTCCCGCTGCAGTACCTCGGAGGCGAAGCAGCCAACCTCCTAAGGCTCCCCAAGTAG
- the LOC133883665 gene encoding uncharacterized protein LOC133883665 has translation MAQPPFSSPSWSPRRPHPSTSSTLLASPLPFSSSWSPTPRHAARRWAVAAASSLHLGLPEIAELAHNEVLIAATVASAIGQLSKPFTSAKNGGVRLDLRTAFRSGGMPSTHTASVVAVATSLGLERGFADSIFGMSVVFAAIVMYDAQGVRREVGNHAKVLNKFLVLREKTAQNSEVDMAVELVSVREEAISSSHSNANPSSRHSSRTKSPRLNAPRSSEPEVTELTELEQAYIVEGYRLSESVGHTELQVTVGALLGFLVSIVVYATL, from the exons ATGGCCCAacctcccttctcctctccctcctggTCCCCTCGCCGACCGCATccgtccacctcctccactcTGCTGGCTTCCCCCCTGCCCTTTTCCTCGTCTTGGTCCCCTACTCCcag GCACGCAGCGCGCCGCTGGGCCGtcgcggccgcctcctccctccaCCTCGGCCTGCCGGAGATCGCCGAGCTCGCGCACAACGAG GTTTTGATTGCGGCGACGGTGGCCAGCGCGATCGGGCAGCTGTCCAAGCCCTTCACTTCGGCCAAGAACGGGGGCGTCCGCCTTGACCTCAGGACGGCATTCCGGTCCGGAGGGATGCCCTCCACCCACACCGCG AGTGTTGTGGCTGTGGCTACTTCGCTTGGGCTAGAAAG GGGGTTTGCAGACTCCATATTCGGGATGTCAGTGGTGTTTGCAGCGATTGTAATGTATGATGCTCAG GGAGTTAGAAGAGAGGTGGGCAACCATGCAAAGGTTTTGAACAAGTTTTTGGTCCTTAGGGAGAAGACGGCTCAAAATTCAGAGGTCGACATGGCTGTTGAGCTTGTTTCAGTTCGAGAGGAGGCGATTTCTTCGTCCCATTCAAATGCAAACCCCTCCTCAAGGCACAGCTCTAGGACCAAATCGCCAAGGTTAAACGCTCCCCGAAGCTCAGAACCTGAGGTAACAGAATTGACTGAGCTGGAGCAGGCTTACATAGTGGAGGGTTACCGGTTGAGTGAATCTGTAGGCCACACAGAGCTCCAGGTCACAGTCGGCGCCTTGCTAGGCTTTCTTGTAAGCATAGTCGTGTATGCGACACTGTGA